A genomic segment from Chitinophaga flava encodes:
- a CDS encoding YjjG family noncanonical pyrimidine nucleotidase, translating to MKYKHLFFDLDHTLWDFETNERETLLELYNNHNLANREVPTFEAFHASYQGHNERLWERFRKGFINRNELRDKRFRLTLLDFKIGDEKLCQSLALQFLDILPNKKVLFPETIETLDYLVAKNYPMHMITNGFEETQLRKMKNSGIEHYFTHIITSEVAGSLKPYPAIFEYAIAQAGTTAAESIMVGDAMELDIKGAHGVGMDQVYFNPAKPPVDFTPTYTIGHLKELREIL from the coding sequence ATGAAATACAAACATCTTTTCTTTGACCTGGACCATACGCTCTGGGACTTTGAGACCAACGAACGGGAAACCTTGCTGGAACTGTACAACAATCACAACCTGGCCAACAGAGAGGTACCTACTTTTGAAGCATTTCACGCTTCTTATCAAGGACACAACGAAAGGTTATGGGAACGTTTCCGTAAAGGATTTATCAACAGAAATGAGCTGCGCGACAAACGTTTCCGGCTTACACTGCTGGATTTCAAGATAGGTGACGAAAAGCTGTGCCAAAGCCTTGCCTTGCAGTTCCTGGACATACTGCCCAACAAAAAGGTGCTGTTTCCTGAAACTATCGAAACGCTGGACTATCTGGTAGCCAAAAACTACCCGATGCACATGATCACTAACGGGTTTGAGGAAACCCAGCTGCGTAAGATGAAGAATTCGGGGATTGAACACTATTTTACGCATATCATCACTTCAGAAGTGGCGGGCAGCCTGAAACCTTATCCGGCCATCTTCGAATATGCCATTGCCCAGGCCGGTACTACTGCCGCGGAAAGCATTATGGTGGGAGATGCGATGGAGCTGGATATTAAAGGGGCACATGGTGTAGGTATGGACCAGGTATATTTTAATCCTGCCAAACCACCCGTCGATTTTACGCCTACTTATACGATCGGGCACTTAAAGGAGCTGAGAGAGATATTATAA
- a CDS encoding SDR family oxidoreductase, translating into MNAVITGASKGIGKAIAERLAAEGFNVIICARNADSLAAAQAAIQQKNPAVTVIAESVDMGDKAQVMAFAQKIKATWSTVDILVNNAGIFIPGALHEEADGLLEKLMAVNVYSAYHLTRELLPLMIAQRNGHIFNMCSTASHHAYPNGGSYSITKYALLGFSKNLRRELMSHNIRVTAVSPGPTLTASWDGFEAPPDRMMPPEDIASVIWNAFTLAKQTVIEEIQLRPMLGDI; encoded by the coding sequence ATGAATGCAGTTATTACAGGTGCCAGCAAGGGCATCGGAAAGGCTATTGCAGAAAGACTGGCAGCAGAAGGGTTTAATGTGATTATCTGTGCACGGAACGCTGATTCGCTGGCTGCTGCCCAGGCAGCGATACAGCAAAAAAACCCCGCTGTAACGGTTATAGCTGAATCCGTTGATATGGGAGATAAAGCCCAGGTAATGGCGTTTGCCCAAAAAATCAAAGCTACCTGGTCTACTGTGGACATACTGGTTAACAATGCCGGTATCTTTATTCCCGGAGCGTTACATGAAGAAGCAGATGGCCTGCTCGAAAAGTTGATGGCCGTTAATGTATACAGTGCGTATCACCTTACCCGGGAACTGCTCCCGCTGATGATCGCACAACGCAATGGGCATATTTTTAATATGTGCTCTACAGCCAGCCACCATGCCTATCCCAACGGTGGTTCCTACAGCATCACCAAATATGCCCTGCTGGGATTTTCCAAAAACCTTCGTCGGGAACTCATGTCTCACAATATCCGTGTAACCGCCGTTAGCCCCGGTCCAACCCTCACTGCCTCCTGGGATGGCTTCGAAGCCCCGCCCGACAGAATGATGCCTCCTGAAGATATTGCCAGCGTAATCTGGAATGCCTTTACACTCGCCAAACAAACCGTTATTGAGGAAATACAACTCAGACCCATGTTAGGAGATATCTGA